In the Desulfuromonas sp. DDH964 genome, CCGCCCGCCCGGCAACCGGGACCCCCAACCCGAGGAGATTGCCGCCTGCGAGCCCTATCTCAAGCGCCAGCTGGCGGCAATCCGGCCGCAGCTGATCGTAACCCTCGGCAAGTTCGCGGCGCAAACCCTGCTGCAGGATCCCAGCCCCATCAGCCGGCTGCGTGGCCACTGGCGGGAGTACCAAGGGATTCCGCTGATGCCGACCTTTCATCCAGCCTACCTGCTGCGCACCCCGAGCGGGAAAAGGGAGGTCTGGGAAGACATGAAGCAGGTGCTGGCGCGGCTGCGTGCCGAGGGCTAGGCCATGGAGTGCGAACTTCGCCTTGAAGGGGTAAGCAAGCGCCGCCTCGACCGCTCCGGGCGCTCTGTGGAGGTGCTGCACGGCCTCGACCTCGAGATGCCGACGGCGCAGCTGACCGTCATTATCGGTCCCTCCGGCAGCGGCAAGAGTACCCTCGCCCGCCTCCTCAATCGCCTCGAAGACCCGACCGACGGCAGAATCCTGTTGCGCGGGACGGAGCTGAAGAGCCTGCCGCTGCTGGCGTTGCGGCGCCAGGTCGGCCTGGTGCCGCAGCAACCCTTCATGTTCCCGGGGAGCGTCCTCGACAACCTGCAGCTCCCCTTTTCCTACCGCGGTCTTCCCCTCCCGACCGCCAGCGATGACCGATTGCGCCAAATCCTCGCGCGCTGCGGCCTGGCCGCCGAACTCCTCGAACGGGACGCCCGCACCCTCTCGGTGGGGCAGCAGCAGCGGGTCAGCCTCGCCCGCACCCTGCTGCCAGGTCCAGCCGTTCTCGTCCTTGATGAGCCGACCAGCGCCCTCGATCGCCCCTCCGGTGACCGGCTCGCCGAAACCCTGATGACTATTTGTCGCGAAGAACGGCTCACGATCGTCATGGTCAGCCACGACCTGCGCCTGGCCGAACGGATTGCCGACCACCTGGTCTACCTGGAGGCGGGGCGGGTCTGCGAAGCCGGTACCGCTGCGCAGCTGCTGCAGCATCCGGCCAGTCGCGAACT is a window encoding:
- a CDS encoding ABC transporter ATP-binding protein; its protein translation is MECELRLEGVSKRRLDRSGRSVEVLHGLDLEMPTAQLTVIIGPSGSGKSTLARLLNRLEDPTDGRILLRGTELKSLPLLALRRQVGLVPQQPFMFPGSVLDNLQLPFSYRGLPLPTASDDRLRQILARCGLAAELLERDARTLSVGQQQRVSLARTLLPGPAVLVLDEPTSALDRPSGDRLAETLMTICREERLTIVMVSHDLRLAERIADHLVYLEAGRVCEAGTAAQLLQHPASRELRQFLAGTGGGDA